In Streptomyces hawaiiensis, one genomic interval encodes:
- the lysS gene encoding lysine--tRNA ligase, with protein sequence MPIVAQSTETTDWVSRFADEVIEESERRAPGKPVVVASGLSPSGPIHLGNLREVMTPHLVADEIRRRGHRVRHLISWDDYDRYRKVPEGIAGVDKKAWEEHIGKPLTSVPAPKGSSHPNWAEHFKASMTESLAELGVEFDGISQTEQYTTGVYREQILHAIKHRADIDAILDQYRTKKAPAKKQQGQKPVDEAELEAAEGSGAAAEDDGSSGAVGYFPYKPYCGNCEKDLTTVTSYDDDSTELTYACTACGFSETVRLSEFNRGKLVWKVDWPMRWAYEGVVFEPSGVDHSSPGSSFQVGGQIVGIFGGKQPIGPMYAFVGISGMAKMSSSKGGVPTPADALRIMEPQLLRWLYARRRPNQSFKVAFDQEIQRLYDEWDRLDVKVADGSALPADVAAHARAVGTAAGELPRTPRPLPYRTLASVADITAGHGDQALRILSELDPEQPLTSLDEARPRYDKAEAWINTHVPADQRTIVRDEPDAELLKSLDEPGRESLRLLLDGLADHWSLDGLTHLVYGVPKVQAGFSADATPKELPPEIKSAQRSFFALLYHLLVGRDTGPRLPTLLLAVGQDRVRALLAE encoded by the coding sequence GTGCCGATCGTGGCTCAGAGCACCGAGACCACCGACTGGGTCTCCCGTTTCGCGGATGAGGTCATCGAGGAGTCGGAGCGCCGGGCCCCGGGCAAACCCGTCGTCGTCGCGTCCGGCCTCTCACCGTCCGGACCCATCCACCTCGGGAACCTGCGCGAGGTCATGACCCCGCACCTCGTCGCCGACGAGATCCGCCGCCGGGGCCACCGGGTGCGGCACCTGATCTCCTGGGACGACTACGACCGGTACCGCAAGGTGCCCGAGGGCATCGCCGGTGTCGACAAGAAGGCCTGGGAGGAGCACATCGGCAAGCCGCTGACGTCCGTCCCGGCGCCGAAGGGGTCGTCGCACCCGAACTGGGCCGAGCACTTCAAGGCCTCGATGACCGAGTCGCTGGCCGAGCTGGGCGTGGAGTTCGACGGGATCAGCCAGACCGAGCAGTACACCACCGGTGTGTACCGCGAGCAGATCCTGCACGCCATCAAGCACCGCGCCGACATCGACGCGATCCTCGACCAGTACCGCACGAAGAAGGCCCCGGCCAAGAAGCAGCAGGGGCAGAAGCCGGTCGACGAAGCCGAGCTGGAGGCCGCCGAGGGCTCCGGCGCGGCCGCGGAGGACGACGGCAGCTCCGGCGCCGTCGGGTACTTCCCGTACAAGCCGTACTGCGGCAACTGCGAGAAGGACCTCACCACCGTCACCTCCTACGACGACGACTCCACCGAGCTGACGTACGCCTGCACCGCGTGCGGCTTCTCGGAGACGGTCCGGCTGAGCGAGTTCAACCGCGGCAAGCTGGTCTGGAAGGTCGACTGGCCGATGCGCTGGGCGTACGAGGGGGTCGTGTTCGAGCCCTCCGGTGTCGACCACTCCTCGCCGGGCTCGTCGTTCCAGGTCGGCGGGCAGATCGTCGGGATCTTCGGCGGCAAGCAGCCCATCGGGCCGATGTACGCCTTCGTCGGGATCTCCGGCATGGCGAAGATGTCGTCCTCGAAGGGCGGCGTGCCCACCCCGGCCGACGCCCTGCGGATCATGGAGCCGCAGCTGCTGCGCTGGCTGTACGCCCGACGCAGGCCCAACCAGTCCTTCAAGGTCGCCTTCGACCAGGAGATCCAGCGGCTGTACGACGAGTGGGACCGGCTGGACGTCAAGGTCGCCGACGGCAGCGCCCTGCCGGCCGACGTGGCCGCGCACGCGCGTGCGGTGGGCACGGCCGCCGGTGAGCTGCCGCGCACGCCCCGGCCGCTGCCGTACCGGACGCTGGCGTCCGTCGCGGACATCACCGCCGGGCACGGGGACCAGGCGCTGCGCATCCTCAGCGAGCTGGACCCGGAGCAGCCGCTGACCTCGCTGGACGAGGCGCGCCCGCGGTACGACAAGGCCGAGGCCTGGATCAACACGCACGTCCCCGCCGACCAGCGCACCATTGTGCGGGACGAGCCCGACGCCGAGCTGCTGAAGTCGCTCGACGAGCCGGGCCGCGAGTCGCTGCGGCTGCTGCTCGACGGGCTGGCCGACCACTGGTCGCTGGACGGTCTGACGCACCTGGTCTACGGCGTGCCGAAGGTGCAGGCCGGGTTCTCCGCCGACGCCACGCCGAAGGAACTGCCGCCGGAGATCAAGAGCGCCCAGCGGTCCTTCTTCGCGCTGCTGTACCACCTGCTGGTCGGGCGGGACACCGGGCCGCGGCTGCCCACGCTGCTGCTGGCGGTGGGGCAGGACCGGGTTCGGGCTCTGCTCGCCGAGTAG
- the argS gene encoding arginine--tRNA ligase — MASVTSLSDSVHQRLAAALSAALPQAGSADPLLRRSDRADFQANGILALAKKEKANPRELAAQVVSRVESGELIKDVEVSGPGFLNITITDRAITETLAARWADDTGRLGVPQAEHPGTTVIDYAQPNVAKEMHVGHLRSAVIGDAVVQLLEFTGENVVRRHHIGDWGTQFGMLIQYLEEHPHELDHGDGDDLQASGEQAMSNLDRLYKAARKFFDSDEEFKTRARRRVVDLQAGDPQTLATWQKFVDESKIYFFSVFEKLDMEIRDEDIVGESGYNDMLAETCRLLEESGVAVRSEGALCVFFDDIKGPDGKPVPLIVQKSDGGYGYAATDLSAIRDRVFGIKANTLLYVVDARQSLHFKMVFETARRAGWLNDDVEAVQLAFGTVLGKDGKPFKTREGETVRLVDLLDEAIDRASAVVREKAQDLSEAEIAERGTQVGVGAVKYADLSTSANRDYKFDLDQMVSLNGDTSVYLQYAYARIQSILRKAGTSRPAAHPELELHEAERALGLHADSFAATVAEAATEYAPHKLAAYLYQLASLYTTFYDKCPVLKAETQEQIENRLFLCDVTARTLQRGMALLGIRTPERL; from the coding sequence ATGGCCTCGGTCACGTCCCTCAGCGACTCCGTCCACCAGCGCCTCGCGGCGGCCCTGTCGGCGGCTCTGCCGCAGGCCGGCTCCGCGGACCCGCTGCTGCGACGAAGCGACCGGGCCGACTTCCAGGCCAACGGGATCCTGGCCCTCGCCAAGAAGGAGAAGGCCAACCCGCGCGAGCTGGCCGCGCAGGTCGTCTCCCGGGTCGAGTCGGGTGAGCTGATCAAGGACGTCGAGGTCTCCGGCCCCGGCTTCCTGAACATCACGATCACCGACCGCGCGATCACCGAGACCCTCGCCGCGCGCTGGGCGGACGACACCGGCCGCCTCGGCGTGCCGCAGGCCGAGCACCCGGGCACCACGGTCATCGACTACGCCCAGCCGAACGTGGCGAAGGAGATGCACGTCGGCCACCTGCGCTCCGCGGTGATCGGCGACGCGGTGGTGCAGTTGCTGGAGTTCACCGGCGAGAACGTGGTCCGGCGTCACCACATCGGCGACTGGGGCACCCAGTTCGGCATGCTCATCCAGTACCTGGAGGAGCACCCGCACGAGCTGGACCACGGCGACGGCGACGACCTCCAGGCCTCCGGCGAGCAGGCGATGTCGAACCTGGACCGCCTCTACAAGGCCGCTCGCAAGTTCTTCGACTCCGACGAGGAGTTCAAGACCCGGGCCCGGCGCCGGGTGGTGGACCTGCAGGCGGGCGACCCGCAGACCCTCGCCACGTGGCAGAAGTTCGTCGACGAGTCGAAGATCTACTTCTTCTCCGTCTTCGAGAAGCTGGACATGGAGATCCGCGACGAGGACATCGTCGGCGAGTCGGGTTACAACGACATGCTCGCCGAGACCTGCCGCCTCCTGGAGGAGTCGGGCGTGGCGGTCCGCTCCGAAGGAGCCCTCTGTGTCTTCTTCGACGACATCAAGGGCCCGGACGGCAAGCCGGTCCCGCTGATCGTGCAGAAGTCGGACGGCGGCTACGGCTACGCGGCGACCGACCTGTCGGCGATCCGCGACCGGGTCTTCGGCATCAAGGCGAACACGCTCCTCTACGTGGTGGACGCCCGCCAGTCGCTCCACTTCAAGATGGTCTTCGAGACGGCCCGCCGCGCCGGCTGGCTGAACGACGACGTCGAGGCGGTGCAGCTCGCCTTCGGCACGGTCCTCGGCAAGGACGGCAAGCCGTTCAAGACCCGTGAGGGCGAGACGGTCCGCCTGGTCGACCTCCTCGACGAGGCGATCGACCGTGCCTCGGCGGTCGTCCGCGAGAAGGCCCAGGACCTCTCCGAGGCGGAGATCGCCGAGCGCGGCACCCAGGTGGGCGTCGGCGCGGTGAAGTACGCCGACCTGTCGACGTCGGCGAACCGCGACTACAAGTTCGACCTGGACCAGATGGTCTCGCTGAACGGCGACACGTCCGTCTACCTCCAGTACGCCTACGCCCGTATCCAGTCGATCCTGCGCAAGGCCGGCACCTCCCGTCCCGCCGCGCACCCCGAGCTGGAGCTGCACGAGGCGGAGCGCGCGCTGGGCCTGCACGCGGACTCGTTCGCGGCGACGGTCGCGGAGGCGGCGACGGAGTACGCCCCGCACAAGCTGGCGGCGTACCTGTACCAGCTGGCGTCGCTGTACACGACGTTCTACGACAAGTGCCCGGTGCTGAAGGCCGAGACGCAGGAGCAGATCGAGAACCGCCTGTTCCTCTGCGACGTCACGGCCCGCACCCTCCAGCGGGGCATGGCGCTGCTGGGCATCCGGACGCCCGAGCGGCTCTGA